The genomic stretch CTCTGGCGGGTGTACGAGCTCCTTTCCGGCGCCTTTCACCTCCTCTGCACCCGGGAGGGGTGGGAGCGGGTGCGCGCAGGGCGTGCCCTTCCTGAGGATGTCCTACGGGCGGCGGAGGAGCATTTTGCACGCATTTGCGGCGGAGGGGAGGTCCCACCGAAACCTCGAGATGTGCGCATCCTGTGGTGGGGCGATTCGGAATACCCTCGGGGACTTCGGGAGATCTCCGACCCTCCCTTCCTTCTCTACGCCCGCGGCGACCTCGACGCGCTCGCGCTTCCCCCGGTAGCTGTGGTAGGGACCCGGAGGCCTACGGCTTACGGCCTCCTCGTCGCCGAACGGTTCGCCGCGGGTTTTGTCGCCGAGGGGGCCGCGGTCGTAAGCGGCATGGCCTTCGGGATCGACGCTGCGGCGCACCGCTCGGCCTTACGGGCCCGAGGCCGGACGGTCGCCGTCCTCGCCTCCGGGGTGGACGTGCCGACGCCGGCGGCGCACCGGCGGCTGTACGAGGAAATCCTCGCAGGGGGAGGGCTCGTCCTCTCCGAAATGCCTCTCGGAACGGCGGCGGAGCGCGGCCTTTTCCCCCTGCGAAACCGCCTTTTGAGCGGCGTAAGTCGCGCCGTCCTCGTCGTGGAGAGCCGCCCCCGCGGCGGAGCGATGCTCACCGCGGAGTGGGCGCAAACACACGGCCGTCTCCTCTTCGCGGTTCCCGGGCCCGTGTTTTCTCCCGCAAGCGAGGGGCCGAACCGCCTTCTCGCCGCGGGAGCCCGTCCCGCCCTCTCCCCGGGCGAAGTCCTCGCGCACCTTTCGTCCGAGAGCCCGGGAGAATTCCGCCCTTCCTCGCAGGCCGAGGGAGCGTTTCGCCCTCCGCCCCCGCAAGACAAAGAAGCGGGTGCCGCACCCGAGTCGCCGTCCGCCCGCCGTGCGTTTGCCCCGGAAGAGCAGGCGATTCTCGCCCGGCTCGGCGCGGCGCCTCGAACGATAGAAGAGCTCCTCCGCGAACTCTCCTTGGAGCCATCGGCGCTTTACGCCCTCCTCATCCGCCTCGAACTTGCGGGGCTCGTCCGGCGGCTTCCCGGCGGGCGCTACGCCCGCGCGGAGGAGAAGTAGCCGGATACGCGCGCGTTTCTGCCGCTTTGCGCGATTGACAAACGGAATCCCCCCTTTCATAATTAGGTGTGAATTTTTTTCCGGTACGCGCGCGTACACCTAGGGTGAACGACCGTAGCTCCGTCAAGGAGGATGGGCGTCTTTGGGAGAGGCGTTGGTCATCGTCGAGTCGCCGGCCAAGGCCAAGACGATTGCGAAGTTCCTCGGGCGCGGCGTGCGCGTCGTGGCGTCCATGGGCCACGTACGCGACCTACCGAAGAGCCAGCTCGGGGTAGACATCGAAAACGGGTTCACCCCGAAATACATCACGATCCGCGGGAAGGGGCAGGTGCTCAAGGAACTCAAGGAGCGCGCGAAAAAGGCGGAGAAGATCTACCTCGCCTCCGACCCAGACCGCGAAGGTGAGGCGATCGCCTGGCACCTCGCCCAGTACCTCGGCCTCGACCCCAATTCTCCGATTCGCGTCGTCTTCCACGAAATCACGAAGCCGGCGGTGCAGGCGTCCTTTCGCGAACCGCGGGCTATCGACCAGCGGCTCGTAGACGCGCAGCAGGCGCGCCGGATTCTCGATCGCCTCGTGGGATACAAGCTCTCGCCTCTTCTCTGGCAAAAGGTCAAGCGCGGGCTTTCGGCGGGGCGCGTGCAGTCTGCGGCCCTCAAGCTCGTCGTCGACCGGGAGCGAGAAATTGAGGCGTTCGTTCCCGAAGAGTACTGGACCCTCACGGCCTACCTGCGGGCGGGCGAAGGGGAGTTCTCCGCGGAATTCGTGGGCTTCGGCGAAGACAAGGTCCCCCTTCGTTCCCGGGAGGACGTGGACGCCGTCCTCCGGAAACTCGAGGGTGCGGAGTTCGTCGTCGCCGCCGTGGAGACGAAGCCGCGTCGGCGCTCGGCGCCGCCGCCGTTTACGACGAGCACGCTGCAACAGGAAGCCTCTAAGCGCTTGGGCTTTCGTCCGGCGCGCACGATGCGCGTGGCCCAAGAGCTCTACGAAGGTCTTCCCGTAGGCGACGAGGGCCCTGTGGGTCTCATCACCTACATGCGCACGGATTCCACCCGCCTTTCTCCCCTTGCCGTCGAGGCGGGCCAGGCCTTCATCCGCGAGACGTACGGTTCGGAATACGTGGGGCAGGTGAGCGCGGGCAAAAAGCGCGAGAACGTCCAGGACGCCCACGAGGCAATTCGCCCTACGGACGTCCGGCGGACGCCGGAAGCCGTAAAGCCGTACCTCTCTCGCGACCAGTACCGCCTGTACAAGCTCATCTGGGAGAGGTTCGTGGCGAGCCTCATGGCTCCGGCGGTGTACAACGCTACGAGCGCCACGCTTGCCGCGGGAGAGGCGCGCTTTCGGGCGAGCGGGTCCGTCCTCGTCTTCCCCGGTTTCCTCCGGGTGTACGCGGACGTAAAGGAAGACGCCGCCGAAAAGGAAAGGGAAGAGGAACGCTCCCTGCCGCCCCTCGCCGCAGGGGAACGTCTCGAACTCCTTCGCTTCGAGCCCAAGCAGCACTTCACCCAACCGCCCGCGCGCTACACGGAAGCGCAGCTCGTCAAGGCCATGGAGGAACTCGGAATTGGACGCCCGAGTACCTACGCCCCCACCCTCGAAACCCTGACGAAGCGGCGCTACGTGGTCCTCGAAGATCGCCGCCTCCGTCCTACGGAACTCGGGCGCCTGGTCACGGAGCTCCTCGAGGGGCACTTCCCGGAAATCGTCGACGTAGGCTTTACCGCCAACCTCGAGTCCCAGCTCGACCAAATCGAGGAGGGTAAGCTTCCGTGGCGCCGGGTGCTCGAGGAGTTTTACGCGTGGTTTTCCGAACGCCTTCGGGAGGCCGAACGCACGATCGCCCGCGTCGAACTCGCGCCGCAGTACGCGGGGGAAAATTGCCCCGTGTGTGGACGCCCGCTCGTCATCAAGGAAGGCAGGTACGGGCCCTTCTTGGCCTGCTCCGGCTACCCCGAGTGCACGTACACCCGCCCGCTCCTTAAGTCCCTGGACATCCCATGCCCCAAGTGCAAGCAGGGGGTGCTCGTGGAACGCCGGAGTCGCAAGGGGCGGGTGTTTTACGGGTGCAGCCGCTACCCGGAGTGCGACTTCGTCGTGTGGCAAAAGCCCGATCCCACCCCTTGTCCCGTATGCGGCGGCCTCCTCGTCATCGAGCGCAACGGTCGACTCCGCTGCACTTCCTGTGGGGCCACGTTCACCCGAGAGGAGCTCGAACGGGGCAAAGCTCCGGAGGTGGAGAGCCCGGAACGCCCCCTCATCTCAGAAGGAGCGCACACCGACGAGGCGCGCGAAGCCCTTTCGGCGGGATCGCCGGAGGGGAGAAAGGGTTCGGCAAAGCGGAAGGGTTGAGCTTGGGGAGCCGTAGGGAGTTCGATCGCTCGGCCCGCGTCCGCCTGCGTCCCCGCGGGGGGAGTCCGGTTCGGGGAAGCGTCAAACCTGAATCCTCGGGTACGAAAAGCGTGAAACAACCGGAGATCGAGAAAACGAGATCTCTCCTCTCGGATCTTGCATTGGATTCGGAACTGTGATACGATTTGTCTACGGAGGCGGGACACGTGAGGCGAGATCTCGAGCTTTGGCGCACGCGTTTTCTCCACGCCCTCCGGTACGAGCGCGGGCTTGCCCCGCGCACGGTGCGCGCGTATGGAACGGACGTGGCCGATTTTCTCGCCTTCCTTCGCGCGGTGGGCGGCGATCCGGGAGGAGAATCCCCCTCCCCATCCGGGGAAGGCGAGGCTCCGTCCGGTACGTCCATCGGATTCCCTGGAGAACCCCGGGAAACTCGGACGTTGGCCCGGCGTTACGTCCGGCAGATGCTCGAGCGCGGACGTAGCCGGACCACGGTGGCGCGGCGCCTCGTGTCCTTGCGGGCGTTTTTCGCCTACCTCGTAGACCAAGGTGTCGTGGAAAGCAATCCCTTCCTCGGAATCAAGCCCCCCAAGCCGGGGAAGCGCCTCCCCAAGGTGCTCGCCCCGTCGGAAGTCCGCCGGATGCTCGAAGCGCCCGATCCGCGCTCACCCGTGGGGCTCCGCGACCGCGCGCTTTTGGAAACGCTGTACTCCTCGGGGGCACGTGTGGGGGAGGTCGTCGGCCTGCGCGTCGGAGACCTGGACCTTCGGGAAGGCAAGGCCCGCGTCCTCGGCAAAGGGGGAAAAGAGCGCTTGGTTCCTCTGGGAAGGTATGCCGTAGAGGCGCTCGACCTCTACCTCGTCGCGGGACGGCCTAGGCTTTTGGGCGATCGCGAAGACCTGGGGTACGTCTTCTTGAGCGTTCGCGGTCGGCCGTTGGGGGATCGCGACGTGCGGCGTATCGTAGAACGTACGGCGCTCGGAGTGCTGGGCGCGGAACCGGTTACACCTCACACCTTCCGCCACACCTTTGCCACGCACCTGCTCGACGGGGGGGCGGATCTCCGCACGGTACAGGAGCTTCTCGGCCACGCGAGCATTGGCACGACGCAAGTCTACACCCACGTATCCCAAGCACGGCTGCGGGAAACGTACAGGCGGACGCATCCGCGCGCGTAGGAGGTGATGGGGTGCGCATTCACGGTACGACGATCGTCGCCGTGCGCAAGGACGGAAGGGCCGCTATGGCCGGCGACGGGCAGGTGACCTTCGGTCAGGCGACGGTCCTCAAGCACGGGGCGCGCAAGGTACGTCGGCTGTACGGAGGTAAGGTGCTCGCCGGCTTTGCCGGTGCCGTCGCCGATGCGATTACCCTCTTCGAACGCTTCGAGGGCAAACTCGAGGCCCACCACGGGAACCTCGCCCGCGCCGCCGTCGAGCTTTCCAAGGAATGGCGAACGGACCGTTACCTCCGGCGTCTGGAAGCGCTCCTCGTCGTCGTGGACCGCGAGGCGATGTTTCTCCTCTCGGGAAGCGGGGAGGTGCTCGAGCCCGACGACGGAATTCTCGCCGTCGGCTCCGGGGGAGCCTACGCCCTCGCCGCCGCCCGGGCCCTCATGCGCAACGCTCCCGATCTCACCGCGGCGGACATCGCCCGGAAGTCCCTCGAAATCGCCTCCGAGATCTGCGTGTATACGAACGACCGCATCGTCGTCGAGGAGCTCGGGTAGGAGACGTCGGTCGGGTGTCGCGCGCGGACGGCGGTGTCCCCTCGTCCGCCCTGGAAGGGATCGGAGCGCCTACGTGACAAAACATGTCGAAGCGGGAGGAGTCGGTTCCCGTGAGTGAACGCGAACTCACCCCCCGGCGCATCGTGGAGGAGCTCGACAAGTACATCGTTGGCCAGCGGGCGGCGAAGCGGGCCGTCGCCGTAGCCCTGCGCAATCGCTACCGCAGGAGCCTCCTGCCGCCGGAACTTCGCGAAGAAATCGCCCCGAAGAACATCCTCATGATCGGCCCCACGGGTGTGGGGAAAACGGAAATCGCCCGGCGACTCGCGCGCATCGTAGGCGCCCCTTTCGTGAAGGTAGAGGCGACGAAGTTCACGGAAGTCGGCTACGTCGGCCGCGACGTGGAGTCCATGGTGCGGGATCTCGTGGATACGGCGGTGCACATGGTGCGGGCGCGCAAGGTGGAGGCCGTTCGCCGGCGCGCGGAACTCCTCGCCGAGGAACGGCTCGTGGATCTCCTCACGGGCGGACCTAGGGTGCAGAGGGAGTTCCGCAACCCTTTGGAGGTCCTCTTCGGCGGTGGTGAGGCCCCGCGCGAACGGGTACAAGACGCTGCGAACGAGGAGGCGCGTCGCAACGTGCGCGAGGCGCTGCGCGCCGGCCGGATGGAGGACGTCCTCGTGGAGGTGGAGGTCGAAGAGGAAGGGAATGCCTTCTTGTTCGACTGGTTTCAAGGCCAGGGGCTCGAGCAGATCGGCATGAACATGCAGGAGATGCTCCGCAGCATGTTTCCCCGCCGCACGAAGCGGCGCAAACTCACCGTCCGCGAGGCACGCCCCCTCCTCATTCAAGAGGAGGCGCAAAAGCTCATCGACATGGACGAGGTGCGGGACGAGGCGCTTCGCCTAGCGGAAGAGCACGGGATCATCTTTCTCGACGAGATCGACAAGATCGCGGGGCGGGAGGGGAGCGTAGGTCCGGACGTCTCCCGCGAGGGCGTACAGCGGGACCTCCTCCCGATCGTGGAGGGGTCTACGGTGATGACCAAGTACGGTCCTGTAAAGACGGACTTCATCTTGTTCATCGCCGCAGGCGCCTTCCACACCGCAAAGCCGAGCGACCTCATTCCCGAACTCCAGGGGCGGTTTCCCGTGCGCGTCGAGCTTGAACCCCTCACGGAAGAGGATTTTGTGCGGATCCTCACGGAGCCCGAAAACGCCCTCATCAAGCAGTACACCGCCCTTTTGGCCACCGAGGGGGTTACCCTGGACTTCACAACTGATGCAATTCGCGCAATTGCTCGTTTGGCGGCAGAAGTGAACGCCCATACTGAAGACATCGGGGCGCGGCGCCTCTACACCCTTCTGGAAAAGCTCCTCGAGGACGTTTCCTTTGAGGCTCCCGAACTTCGGGGCCAGACCGTTCCCATCACGGAAGCCTACGTCCGGGAAAAGCTCGGTCCGCTCGTCGAGCGCAGGGATTTGAGCCGCTACATCTTGTAATAGCGAGAAAGCCTCTAAAGCAAATGCCGATGTTGCCGATGCTATCGGGCGGTGGCGGAATCCCGGCGATTGGGCAAAACTTGTAAGCGAGTAAAGGGGGTTCAACCGATGAGCCTGCTGCAAAAGGTGCGAAAGATCAACCGACTTCTTCAGACGTCTGCCACTACGCACGTAAACTTTCACGAGATGGCCGAAGTCCTCCGGGACACGATCGAGGCCAACGTGTACATTTTGAGCCGCAAGGGGAAGGTGCTCGGGTACTCCCTGCACCACGAAATCGAAAACGAGAGGATGAAGGAAATCCTCTCCGAGCGCCGCTTCCCCGAGTGGTACAACGAAGAGCTCCTCAAGGTCACGGAGACGCGGACGAACATCCCCATTGAGGACGTGCTTACGGCTTTCCCCGTGGAAATGAAAGACGAGTTCAAGGACGGGCTTACGACCGTCGTCCCGATCGTGGGCGCCGGCGACCGCCTGGGTACGCTTGTCCTTGCCCGACTCCACAAAGAATTTACGGAGGATGACCTCGTGCTCGCCGAATACGGGGCGACCGTCGTCGGCACGGAAATCCTGCGCGAGCGCGCCGAAATGATCGAACAAGATGCGCGCAACCGCGCCATCGTGCAGATGGCCATAAGCTCCCTTTCCTACAGCGAGCTCGAAGCTGTGGAGCACATTTTCGAAGAACTCGGGGGTACGGAGGGTCTCCTCGTGGCGAGCAAGATCGCCGACCGCGTGGGGATTACCCGTTCCGTGATCGTAAACGCCCTGCGCAAGTTGGAAAGCGCCGGCGTGATCGAGTCCCGTTCTCTGGGGATGAAGGGGACGTACATCAAGATCCTCAACGACAAGCTCCTGGAAGAGCTCGCCAAGGTGCGGAGCTGATCCCTCGTCGTCGTGGCTAAGGGTGTAGGCGGGATTCACGGAGGAGGACGTGGGTCCCGCCTTTTTCTTTTTCTTAGGAAATTCTTCTCTCATACAATGTGCCGGTATTTCGAGTCTTAGGACTTTGGGCCAACGAAGACGGGAAATCTCGGGGGATTTGAGCCTTTTAATCTATTGCGGGACGGAAGGAGTTTCCATACCCTTAGGCGTAGAGGATTCGGTCTCTTTGTGTCGAAAAAGGATGTACAAGGGCGGGCCGGGGGTGAACATCCAGCCAAAGGAGGGAGAGGATGGGCGTAAGTCCCGTGACCGACGCCCTACACCGTGCGGTTCGCGTTTCGTTTGCCGTGCGCGACGTCGCGGCGCACAACCTGGCCAACGCGGATACCCCCGGGTACAAGCGGTTTGCCGCGGTGTTGGCGGAGGTAGACCGCGGCGCAGAGGGAAAAGGTTCGTGGGAGGCCCGCCGCACGGACGTTCGACACTTTCCCTTTTTCGCAGAGAAATCCGGAGAGGCTCCTCCGGTACGCGTCGTCCGGGACGAGACCACGAGCGCGCGGCTCAACGGAAACAACGTAGACGTGGATGCGGAGCTCGTCCGTCTCATGGACGAGCAGCTCCGCGCCTACACCCTCCTCGGTCTTCTCGGGCAGACGTACGCCCGCTACCGCGATGCCTTGCGCGGTTCGTGAGGTGCGAAAGGCCCTTCGCGCGCAAGGCGCTTTCCGCCGAAGGACGCAGGGGGTGAAACGCGGTGTTCCTCTCCTCGTTTCGCATCAGCGGGTCCGCGATTACGGCGGGACGGCTTCGCCTGGACCTCATTGCGGAAAACCTGGCCAACGCCGATTCGACCCGGGTAGACGGGCGGGAAGGCCCGTACCGGCGAAAGCTGGCCGTATTTGAAGCGGTCGAAGGGGGAGGCTTTGCCGACGCCTTGGCGGCCGCCTCGTCTTCTCTCGGGGGAGTACACGTGCGGGCCGTCGTAGAAGATCCCGCCCCGCCCAAGTTGGTCTACGATCCTGAGCATCCGGACGCGGAGGCGGACGGCTACGTACGCTACCCCAACGTCGACGCCCCCAAGGAAATGGCCGATCTCTTGGCGGCGCAAAGGTACTACGAGCTCAACGCAAACGTCCTCGACGCGTCCAAGGCATTGGTTCAGCGGCTTCTCGACCTCGGCCGTGCCTAGGCCCGAAGGAGGTGGCGTCCCGAGGAGTTGTGCCTCGGGCATTCGATGGACAAGCTCGTTTCCTTACCCGGAAGCGCTTCCGGCCTTCTGCGCCCGATCGAAGGGGGCGCGAGCTCCTCGAGATTTGACGAAGCGTCGGGCTTTGCCGCGAACCTCCGTGATGCCCTACGCGAAATCGAAAGAAGCGAGCGTGAGGTTGCCGCGCTTTCCCAACGCGTGGCCGCCGGGGAACCCGTGCCCGTGGAGGAAGTCATCCTCAAGAGTCAGGAACTCACCTTCCTCGTACTTGCGGCGGCGGAGGTGCGCAACCGCGTGATCGAGGCGTACCACGACCTCATGCGCATGCCGCTCTAGGCGGGGGTTTCGGGGATGGGAGAAATCGGACAAAGCATCCGGCAGATCGCGTCGCGGTTGGTGTCGTGGTACGGATCCCTTTCCCGAGGAGCGCGGATCGTCGGGATCTTCGGCATCGTCTTTTTCTTTCTCCTTCTCGTGTACCTCCTCTACGCCGTAAAGCACGTGGACTATGTCCCCACCTATCGCAACCTATCGGAACGGGAAACCGGTGAAATCGCCGCCCGCCTTAAGGAACTCGGGGTACGCTATCGCATCACCGCCGACGGTCGCGGGATCGACGTCGAGCGCGACCGGGCGACGGAAGTCAAGGTCGCCCTCGCCAAGGAGGGAATCCCCCATCAGGGGACGATCACCCTCGAGGATCTCCTCAAGGGTTCCCCCTTCGGGTATTCCGAACGCGAGTTCAACGCTCTCACGCGGGAGGCGCGGCAGAACGCCTTGCGCAACCTCCTCGTTCGTGGGATTCGGGGGATCCGCGACGCACAGGTCCTCCTCGTGGAGCCGGAGCCGAGCATCTGGGTGAGCGACACCCCCCGAAGCGCTTCTGCGTCTGTCGTCCTCACCCTCGAGCCCGGGGTGGTCCTCACCCCCGAACAGGTGCGCGCCATCTACCACCTCATCGCCCACAGCGTTCCCAACCTCCCCGTGGAGAACATCGCCCTCACGGACCAAAGCGGTCGCCTCCTCGATCCGGGGGACGGGGTAGGGGGCGTGGACCAACTCCTCGCCGTGCGCCGACGTCTCGAGCAGGAAACCCAGCAGAGCATCGAACGCCTTCTCGCGCCCATGCTCGCCGGTCGGGGGGAAGCCACCGTGCAGGTGACGTTGGCGCTCGACTTTTCCAAAGAGCAGCGCGAGGAGCAGCGCGTCGAACCTCAGGGCTCGGGAGACACCGGAGTGGTTTTGAGCCGGGAGACGCAGGAAGAAACGTGGAAGGGAGGGCCGCCGCCCGCGGCAGGGGTGCCCGGGGTCGGTGCCAACGAGCCGCCCACGTACCAGGCTCCGGCGGGAGGCGGCGGAGGCGGCGAAGGGTCGAGGCGCAGCGAACGCGTGAACTACGAGGTGACGCGCGTCCACCAAATCCGGGAAGCCCAGCCCTTCCGCGTACGCAGCGTGGCGGTGAACGTCGCCGTCGGTCTCCCCGATCCCACCGCTCCGGAGGCGCAGAGGCTCAAAGAAGATATCCAGGCGGCGGTAGGCCAAGTGGCGGGCGCCCTTGTCGACACGCCGGGAGGGAGCGCCCAGGCCACCGTCCTCTTGTACGCCCGGACGTCACACCCGGCGCAGGCGCCCGGAGCGGCCCCCGGAGGTTGGCCGGGCGGTGTGTGGGTGTGGGCCTTCGGCGCGGGGCTCCTCCTTCTCCTCGCTGGCGGTCTCTTCTTCCTCCGCCGTCGGCGGGAGGAGGTTTCGGTACCGCCGCCCTCCGCGGTCGAGGTTCCGCCGAAGGAGGCCGCGCGGAGCGAAGAACCTCTCGTCCTCGAGGTTACCGACGAGGAGCGGATGCTTCGGCAGCTCGCCCGTCTGGCCGAAGAGCGGCCCAAGGAGTTCGCTCAAATCTTGCGCGCCTGGCTTAAGGAAGAAGCCTGAAGCGGCGTTCAGGGGGTGGCAGAGATGCCCCGCTCGACTAAGGAACTCACGGGCAAGGAAAAGGCGGCGGTGCTCCTCATAGGCCTCGGGCCGGAGGTTTCGGCCAAGGTCCTTCGGCACCTCACGGACGAGGAGATCGAGGAGCTCACCCTCGAAATCGCCGCCACGCGGCACGTCCCCTCCGAACTCCGCAACCAGATCATCAAGGAATTTCACGAACTCGTCCTCGCCCAGACCTACATCGCGGAAGGCGGAATCTCCTATGCCCGCGAGGTGCTGGAAAAGGCGCTCGGTCGCGACAAGGCCGTGGATATCCTAAAGCGGCTCACCTCCATGCTCCAGGTGCGCCCCTTCGACTTCCTCAAACAGACGGATTCCATGCAGCTTCTCCACTACCTCCAGGAAGAACATCCCCAGACGATCGCTCTCGTCCTCTCGTATTTGGAGCCAAAGCAGGCGGCGGAAATCCTCGCCTCGCTTCCGCCCGAACGCCAAGGGGACATCGCCTTTCGCATGGCGACGATGCGCGGGGCGAGTCCGGAGGCGATCTACGAGGTGGAGCGGATCCTCGAGCAAAAGCTCGCCTCTACGGGAATCGCGGACATCACGCAGGTGGGCGGCGTGGACGCAGTCGTGCAGATCTTGAACCTCGTCGACCGCTCCACGGAGCGCGCGATCCTCGAGCAGTTGGAAACGACGGACCCCGAACTCGCGGAGGAAATCAAGAAGCGGATGTTCGTCTTCGAGGACATCGTGCTCTTGGACAACCGCTCGATCCAAAAGGTGATCCGTGAAGTGCCGCAGGAAGACCTCGTCCTCGCCCTCAAGGGGGCGAGCGAAGAGGTGCGCCAGCTCCTCTTTCGAAACATGTCGCAGCGCATGGCGGAGAGCATCCGCGAGGAGATGGAGTACATGGGCCCCGTGCGCCTCCGCGACGTAGAAGAGGCACAAGGCCGCATCGTCGGCGTGATCCGCCGGCTCGAGGAACTCGGCGAGATCTACGTGCGGCGCGGAGGGGAGGATGAGCTCATTGAGTGAGGCGACGGGTCTCTTCAAAGGTCCCGGGGTCGAACGGGCGTCCCCTTTGCGCCTCGACCCACCGGCCCCCTTCCGCGAATTTCCGGAGGATCGGAAACCGCAGGCGCCCGACGGAGCCGGCGGATCGCGTCTCGAGTCGCTC from Brockia lithotrophica encodes the following:
- the fliG gene encoding flagellar motor switch protein FliG; this translates as MPRSTKELTGKEKAAVLLIGLGPEVSAKVLRHLTDEEIEELTLEIAATRHVPSELRNQIIKEFHELVLAQTYIAEGGISYAREVLEKALGRDKAVDILKRLTSMLQVRPFDFLKQTDSMQLLHYLQEEHPQTIALVLSYLEPKQAAEILASLPPERQGDIAFRMATMRGASPEAIYEVERILEQKLASTGIADITQVGGVDAVVQILNLVDRSTERAILEQLETTDPELAEEIKKRMFVFEDIVLLDNRSIQKVIREVPQEDLVLALKGASEEVRQLLFRNMSQRMAESIREEMEYMGPVRLRDVEEAQGRIVGVIRRLEELGEIYVRRGGEDELIE